One Oscillospiraceae bacterium genomic window carries:
- a CDS encoding PHP domain-containing protein: protein MKFEELYKSLYSPDQNERILTADKMAQEYKNNGLNRSSDPAYVNNHIHTTFSFSPYTPSAAVYEAFSRGLVTAGIMDHDSLGGSQEFIKAAEAFGIASTVGTEIRVSFSGTPFEKIKLNSPDQKGIAYVAVHGIPHQNIKKLQSMLAPYREKRNIRNRQMIDRINSIVGGCGLKLDFENDVIPISEYNNGGTITERHLLFALSKKIRACYSSPDEIICFIRERMNIEIPDKVLSRIKENNPAYIEYDLLGLLKQSLIKRIYIDADDELMNVREYIEIARSVGALSAYAYLGDVKASATGDKADEEFEDGFLDELFYYLKETGFDAVTFMPSRNTLSQLNRVMSLCDKLSLFQISGEDINSPRQSFICDAISRPEFRHLIASTWKLIEHEKNKSK from the coding sequence TTGAAATTTGAAGAGTTATATAAGTCGTTGTATTCGCCGGATCAAAACGAACGTATACTAACCGCCGATAAAATGGCCCAAGAATATAAAAACAACGGTTTAAATAGAAGCTCTGATCCGGCATACGTAAATAACCACATTCACACAACATTTTCTTTTTCACCGTACACGCCGTCAGCTGCCGTTTACGAAGCTTTTTCTAGAGGGCTGGTAACTGCCGGCATAATGGATCACGATTCGTTGGGCGGATCGCAGGAATTTATCAAAGCAGCAGAAGCATTTGGCATTGCTTCAACCGTAGGGACTGAAATAAGAGTAAGCTTTTCCGGCACACCTTTTGAAAAAATAAAACTGAATAGCCCTGACCAAAAAGGGATAGCATATGTTGCCGTTCACGGAATCCCGCATCAGAATATTAAGAAACTCCAGTCGATGCTTGCCCCTTACAGAGAAAAAAGGAATATAAGAAACCGCCAAATGATTGACAGGATAAATTCAATTGTTGGCGGCTGTGGACTGAAGCTTGATTTTGAAAATGATGTTATACCGATTTCCGAGTATAATAACGGCGGAACCATAACGGAAAGACATCTTTTATTTGCGCTCTCAAAAAAAATAAGAGCATGTTATTCGTCTCCTGATGAAATAATATGTTTTATCAGAGAAAGAATGAATATCGAAATCCCAGACAAGGTTTTATCTCGGATTAAAGAAAACAATCCCGCTTATATTGAATATGATCTGCTCGGATTATTAAAACAAAGCCTTATTAAACGAATATATATCGATGCCGATGATGAGCTGATGAATGTCAGGGAATACATAGAAATAGCACGCTCTGTCGGCGCATTAAGCGCATACGCATATCTCGGTGACGTGAAAGCTTCTGCCACAGGCGATAAAGCAGATGAAGAATTTGAAGACGGATTTCTTGACGAGCTTTTTTATTATTTAAAAGAGACAGGCTTCGATGCAGTTACTTTTATGCCTTCGCGCAATACGCTTTCACAACTCAACAGAGTAATGTCGCTGTGTGATAAATTAAGCCTGTTTCAAATCAGCGGCGAGGATATTAATTCACCGAGACAAAGCTTTATCTGTGACGCGATATCAAGGCCTGAATTCAGGCATCTCATTGCATCGACATGGAAGCTTATTGAGCATGAAAAGAATAAATCAAAATGA
- a CDS encoding SDR family oxidoreductase: MGLNELVGMSNKYGSNTDYVIAGGGNTSYKDDSVIYVKSSGNTLSDITQDGFVALDRMKLSIIYDKEYSKSDDEREASALEDLMASRLVKDAIAGKRPSVETLLHNLFPFSYVLHIHPSLVNGLTCSFDGASICDELFGESAVWIDETKPGYKLAKECESALFDHKRFCGIDAQILFIQNHGVFFAADTCDEIDKLVESVFLKLKETVSNEPDIIESAETDYDSVFTLLPVVRMLYNPQLPSTVLFYSSPAAQEFLKDASSFAPLMRPFTPDHIVYCRAFPLFIERGSTDDETAFLLKKAFEAYAEDYGYKPKVIAVTGLGFFICNNSKKNADIVKSLLIDSIKIAYYAACFSHPRNMSDELCEFIIGWEAESYRAGLSEKGAHRLSGKVAIITGSAQGFGKGIAERLAAEGAYTVIADINYEGASICSQQINEKYKYAFALPVKVNVTDEKSVESMIKTTVMNFGGIDIFINNAGIVRAGSLDEMSFESFSLVTGINYSAYFLCAKYASKVMKRQYEFAPDYYTDIIEINSKSGLTGSNKNFAYAGSKFGGIGLTQSFALELVQYNIKVNAICPGNFFEGPLWSDPEKGLFIQYLKAGKVPGANSVEDVKKYYEEKIPMKRGCRPEDVVKAILYIIDQKYETGQALPVTGGQVMLN, from the coding sequence ATGGGCTTAAATGAGCTTGTAGGAATGTCAAATAAATACGGCAGCAACACGGATTATGTTATTGCGGGCGGCGGAAACACATCATACAAGGATGATTCTGTAATATATGTAAAATCAAGCGGAAACACGCTTTCAGATATCACACAGGATGGTTTTGTAGCTCTTGACCGGATGAAGCTGTCGATAATATATGATAAAGAATATTCGAAGTCAGATGATGAAAGAGAAGCGTCTGCGCTTGAGGATCTTATGGCTTCGCGTCTTGTCAAGGATGCGATTGCAGGAAAAAGGCCGAGCGTGGAAACGCTTTTACATAATTTGTTTCCTTTTTCGTATGTACTTCATATTCATCCTTCTCTTGTGAACGGACTTACTTGTTCTTTTGACGGCGCATCAATCTGTGATGAGTTATTCGGAGAAAGCGCAGTCTGGATAGATGAAACAAAGCCCGGATATAAGCTTGCCAAAGAATGCGAATCCGCGCTTTTCGATCATAAGCGTTTCTGCGGAATAGACGCACAGATACTTTTCATTCAGAATCACGGTGTGTTCTTCGCAGCCGATACATGTGATGAAATAGATAAGCTTGTGGAAAGCGTATTTTTAAAACTGAAGGAAACTGTTTCAAACGAGCCTGATATTATAGAATCCGCGGAGACTGATTACGATTCCGTATTTACGCTTTTGCCTGTCGTCAGGATGCTTTATAATCCGCAATTGCCTTCAACCGTGCTTTTTTACAGCTCTCCTGCAGCTCAGGAGTTTTTAAAAGATGCCTCTTCATTCGCGCCGCTTATGCGTCCGTTTACGCCTGATCATATAGTTTACTGCCGAGCTTTTCCGCTTTTCATCGAGCGTGGAAGCACAGATGATGAAACGGCATTTTTGTTGAAAAAAGCGTTTGAGGCATATGCAGAAGATTACGGATATAAACCAAAGGTTATTGCTGTCACCGGGCTAGGCTTTTTTATATGTAACAACTCAAAAAAGAACGCTGATATTGTGAAATCGCTTTTAATAGACAGCATAAAAATAGCATATTATGCAGCTTGCTTTTCACATCCTCGAAATATGAGCGATGAACTGTGCGAATTCATTATTGGATGGGAAGCAGAAAGCTACAGAGCCGGCCTTTCTGAAAAAGGAGCACATCGTCTTTCCGGAAAAGTTGCCATCATAACAGGAAGTGCGCAGGGCTTCGGTAAAGGCATCGCGGAACGTCTCGCAGCAGAGGGCGCGTATACCGTGATCGCTGATATCAACTATGAAGGCGCGTCAATATGCTCGCAGCAGATCAATGAAAAATATAAATACGCTTTCGCTCTTCCGGTAAAAGTGAATGTTACCGATGAAAAAAGCGTCGAAAGCATGATAAAAACGACGGTAATGAATTTTGGCGGAATAGATATCTTTATAAATAATGCAGGAATTGTACGAGCCGGAAGTCTTGACGAAATGTCATTTGAAAGCTTTTCGCTTGTGACAGGAATTAATTACTCGGCTTATTTTCTTTGCGCTAAATACGCATCAAAGGTTATGAAGCGTCAATATGAATTCGCTCCGGATTACTATACCGACATAATTGAAATAAATTCAAAATCGGGTCTTACCGGAAGCAATAAGAATTTCGCATATGCAGGAAGCAAATTCGGCGGCATCGGACTTACTCAATCATTCGCACTTGAGCTTGTGCAGTATAATATAAAAGTTAATGCGATATGTCCGGGTAATTTTTTTGAAGGTCCGCTTTGGTCTGATCCTGAAAAAGGACTTTTTATTCAATATCTCAAAGCCGGAAAGGTGCCGGGCGCCAATTCGGTGGAGGATGTTAAGAAGTATTATGAAGAAAAGATACCGATGAAACGCGGATGCAGACCAGAAGACGTTGTTAAAGCAATATTGTATATCATTGACCAGAAATATGAAACAGGACAGGCTTTGCCGGTTACCGGCGGACAGGTAATGCTGAATTGA
- a CDS encoding NADP-dependent isocitrate dehydrogenase, producing MDKIIMKTPLVEMDGDEMTRIIWQQIKEKLICPFVELNTVYFDLGLKKRDETSDKITVDAAEAIKKYGVGVKCATITPNAARVVEYNLKEMWKSPNGTIRAILDGTVFRAPILIDSIKPVVRTWKKPITIARHAYGDVYKCAEIRVIKPGKAELVFTSDDGETIKKPIFDFKCGGVLQGQYNKDDSICSFAYSCFKYALSTKQDLWFSTKDTISKIYDHTFKDIFQEIFERDYKTEFEKAGITYFYTLIDDAVARVIRSEGGFIWACKNYDGDVMSDMVSTAFGSLAMMTSVLVSPDGNYEYEAAHGTVTRHYYKYLKGEKCSTNPIATIYAWTGALRKRGEKDNTPELCAFADKLESACIKTLNDGVMTKDLISLCDNPDAKAVNTDEFLDEIAKRI from the coding sequence ATGGATAAAATTATAATGAAAACGCCGCTTGTCGAAATGGACGGCGACGAAATGACACGAATCATATGGCAGCAAATTAAAGAAAAGCTCATATGTCCATTCGTAGAGCTCAACACGGTTTATTTTGATTTGGGATTAAAAAAACGCGACGAAACATCAGATAAAATAACCGTTGATGCGGCGGAAGCTATAAAAAAATATGGCGTGGGAGTTAAATGCGCAACAATCACGCCAAACGCGGCGCGTGTAGTTGAATATAACCTTAAGGAAATGTGGAAAAGCCCGAACGGGACAATAAGAGCAATCCTCGACGGTACCGTATTTCGCGCGCCCATTCTTATAGACAGCATTAAACCAGTTGTACGCACATGGAAAAAGCCGATTACCATAGCGCGTCATGCATACGGTGACGTTTATAAATGTGCGGAGATAAGAGTTATAAAGCCTGGAAAAGCAGAGCTTGTATTTACGTCCGATGACGGCGAAACAATTAAAAAGCCGATATTCGATTTCAAATGCGGAGGAGTTTTACAGGGACAGTATAATAAAGACGATTCTATTTGCTCTTTTGCGTATTCATGCTTTAAATATGCCCTCTCAACCAAACAGGATCTATGGTTTTCAACAAAAGATACCATTTCCAAAATTTACGATCACACCTTCAAGGATATATTTCAGGAAATATTTGAACGAGATTATAAAACAGAATTTGAAAAGGCCGGTATTACTTATTTCTATACACTTATAGATGATGCTGTAGCGAGAGTGATTCGTTCTGAAGGCGGTTTTATATGGGCATGTAAAAATTATGATGGTGATGTTATGAGCGACATGGTTTCAACCGCATTCGGTTCGCTTGCTATGATGACAAGCGTGTTGGTTAGCCCCGATGGAAATTATGAATATGAAGCGGCTCACGGAACAGTGACTCGCCATTATTATAAGTATCTTAAAGGTGAAAAGTGTTCGACAAATCCTATTGCGACTATATATGCCTGGACCGGCGCGCTCAGAAAACGCGGTGAAAAAGACAACACACCGGAGCTTTGCGCTTTTGCCGACAAACTTGAGTCGGCATGTATCAAGACGCTCAACGACGGAGTAATGACAAAGGATCTGATTTCACTCTGCGATAATCCGGATGCCAAAGCAGTCAATACCGACGAATTTCTTGACGAAATAGCAAAACGGATATAA
- a CDS encoding hydratase → MINIYNNGAYLIDGVIRTEDRAKLEKELSGKNITLDMESARKRTITSSILKSHDISKINGKCRIKFDGMASHDITYVGIIQTARTGGLNKFPMPYALTNCHNSLCAVGGTINEDDHAFGLSAAKKYGGIYVPANQAVIHQFVRERMTGCGKMLLGSDSHTRYGALGTMGIGEGGPELVKQLLNNTYDIDQPQAVLVYLTNKPRHGVGPHDVALALCAAVFKSKTVNNKILEFAGPGVGELSVDFRNGIDVMTTETTCLSSVWITDEKVKHFYENHGRKLDYKKLEPENGAYYDTAIEIDLSKIESMIALPFHPSNAIPIKELLRSPKEYLSSVEEDARKQFGEKAYLKLASTVKNGNISVEQGIIAGCAGGTFENICAAASILENGSTGNDYFSLSVYPSSMPVYLGLTRKGITEKLMESGAVLKPAFCGPCFGAGDVPSNGTMSIRHTTRNFPNREGSNPDGGQSASVALMDARSIAATAANKGILTPATECDYDDSVPEYIYDGSVYEKRIYNGFGKPDPEVELRYGPNITDWPKISPLTEDIMLKVAAVILDEVTTTDELIPSGEISSYRSNPQKLSEFALFRRVPEYVGRAKLIRSTDEQRREGVISEELANVYNKLGISAEKAQKTALGSVIYANKPGDGSAREQAASCQRVLGGSANIARDYATKRYRSNLINWGIIPFILPADQEVNFKSGDFIYIPDVKKNIAEGKQNFVAKVVSGNDIYEIKLKCSELTDDEKSIILSGCLINEYAKKL, encoded by the coding sequence TTGATTAATATTTACAATAACGGAGCTTATTTGATCGACGGTGTTATACGCACCGAGGATAGAGCAAAGCTCGAAAAAGAACTTTCCGGAAAGAATATTACACTTGATATGGAATCAGCCAGGAAGCGAACTATTACAAGTTCTATATTAAAATCTCACGATATAAGCAAAATAAACGGAAAATGCAGAATCAAATTTGACGGAATGGCTTCTCACGATATCACTTACGTAGGAATCATTCAAACTGCAAGAACCGGCGGTTTAAACAAATTTCCTATGCCATACGCTTTGACTAACTGCCATAATTCTCTTTGCGCTGTCGGAGGCACAATAAACGAAGACGATCATGCTTTCGGCCTTTCCGCCGCAAAAAAATACGGGGGAATATATGTCCCGGCTAATCAGGCTGTGATACATCAGTTTGTACGTGAAAGAATGACCGGATGCGGAAAAATGCTTTTGGGTTCAGACAGCCATACGAGATACGGCGCTTTAGGTACCATGGGTATCGGTGAAGGCGGACCGGAGCTTGTAAAACAGCTTTTAAACAATACATATGATATAGATCAGCCACAGGCAGTTCTTGTATATCTGACAAACAAACCGCGTCACGGTGTTGGGCCGCATGATGTAGCGCTTGCTCTTTGCGCGGCGGTATTTAAAAGCAAAACCGTTAACAATAAAATTCTCGAATTTGCCGGACCGGGCGTTGGAGAACTTTCAGTTGATTTCAGAAACGGTATTGACGTAATGACGACCGAAACGACCTGTCTTTCATCAGTTTGGATAACAGATGAAAAGGTGAAGCATTTTTATGAAAATCACGGAAGAAAGCTGGATTATAAAAAGCTTGAACCGGAAAACGGAGCATATTACGATACCGCCATAGAAATTGATCTTTCAAAAATCGAATCAATGATTGCTTTGCCGTTCCATCCGAGCAATGCGATTCCGATTAAAGAACTGCTCCGCTCTCCTAAGGAATATCTTTCTTCCGTTGAAGAGGACGCGCGTAAACAGTTCGGTGAAAAAGCTTATCTTAAGCTTGCTTCAACTGTTAAAAACGGAAACATATCAGTTGAGCAGGGGATTATTGCCGGATGCGCGGGGGGCACGTTTGAAAATATATGCGCCGCCGCTTCTATATTGGAAAATGGCTCGACAGGCAACGATTATTTCAGTCTGTCTGTTTATCCGTCCAGTATGCCTGTATATCTCGGGTTGACAAGAAAAGGTATAACAGAAAAGCTGATGGAAAGCGGCGCGGTATTAAAGCCCGCATTCTGCGGCCCATGCTTCGGAGCGGGAGATGTTCCGTCAAACGGGACTATGAGCATACGTCATACAACCAGGAATTTTCCGAACAGAGAAGGCTCAAACCCCGACGGAGGGCAAAGCGCTTCCGTGGCGTTGATGGATGCCCGCAGTATAGCTGCGACAGCCGCAAACAAAGGCATACTCACACCTGCGACAGAATGTGATTATGATGATTCTGTTCCCGAATATATTTACGACGGTTCAGTATATGAAAAAAGAATTTACAACGGCTTCGGAAAGCCGGATCCCGAAGTTGAATTGAGATATGGCCCCAACATAACCGACTGGCCGAAAATTTCTCCTTTGACGGAAGATATTATGCTTAAGGTTGCCGCCGTTATTCTCGACGAAGTGACAACCACCGATGAGCTTATACCATCCGGAGAGATATCTTCTTACAGATCGAATCCGCAGAAGCTTTCAGAATTTGCGCTTTTCAGAAGAGTGCCGGAATATGTAGGCAGAGCAAAACTGATAAGATCCACAGATGAACAGAGAAGAGAAGGCGTCATTTCCGAAGAACTCGCAAATGTGTATAATAAGCTTGGAATAAGCGCTGAAAAAGCGCAGAAAACAGCATTAGGAAGCGTTATTTACGCCAATAAACCAGGAGATGGCTCCGCCCGCGAGCAGGCGGCTTCATGCCAGCGCGTTCTCGGCGGCTCTGCGAATATTGCGAGAGATTACGCGACAAAAAGATACAGAAGCAATCTGATAAACTGGGGTATAATACCTTTTATACTGCCCGCAGATCAGGAAGTTAATTTCAAGTCGGGAGATTTTATATATATTCCTGATGTAAAGAAAAATATTGCCGAAGGAAAACAGAATTTTGTTGCAAAGGTGGTTTCCGGCAATGATATTTACGAAATAAAGCTGAAATGCTCCGAACTCACGGATGACGAAAAGAGCATTATTCTTTCAGGCTGTCTTATTAACGAATATGCTAAGAAACTCTAA
- the gap gene encoding type I glyceraldehyde-3-phosphate dehydrogenase, translated as MSVKVAINGFGRIGRLAFRQMFKAEGYDVVAINDLTSPTMLAHLLKYDSTQGRYEGHTVTAGENSITVDGKEIMIYAIKDAADIPWGKHDVDVVLECTGFYTSKDKAMAHITAGAKKVVISAPAGNDLPTIVYSVNEKTLKPEDKVISAASCTTNCLAPMAYTLNKYAPIQSGIMSTIHAYTGDQMILDGPQRKGDLRRSRAAALNIVPNSTGAAKAIGLVIPELNKKLIGSAQRVPVATGSTTILVAVVKGANVTAEGINAAMKAASSASFGYNEEEIVSSDVIGITYGSLFDSTQTMVTKISDDLYQVQVVSWYDNENSYTSQMVRTIKYFSELK; from the coding sequence ATGTCAGTTAAAGTCGCCATCAATGGCTTCGGACGTATCGGACGTCTTGCGTTCAGACAAATGTTTAAAGCCGAGGGTTATGATGTAGTTGCTATCAACGATCTCACAAGCCCTACAATGCTTGCTCATCTTCTCAAATACGATTCCACCCAAGGAAGATATGAAGGACACACCGTAACCGCGGGCGAAAATTCCATCACAGTTGACGGAAAAGAAATCATGATCTATGCGATCAAAGACGCCGCGGATATTCCGTGGGGAAAACATGATGTTGATGTCGTTCTTGAATGCACAGGTTTTTACACATCCAAGGATAAAGCAATGGCTCATATCACTGCAGGCGCAAAGAAGGTTGTTATCTCCGCTCCCGCAGGCAACGATCTCCCGACTATCGTCTATTCTGTAAACGAAAAGACGCTTAAGCCTGAAGACAAGGTGATATCTGCCGCTTCATGCACCACCAACTGCCTCGCTCCTATGGCTTATACGCTTAATAAATACGCTCCTATCCAAAGTGGAATAATGTCAACCATTCACGCTTATACCGGTGACCAGATGATTCTTGACGGTCCGCAGAGAAAAGGCGATCTCCGCCGCTCCCGCGCCGCCGCATTAAACATCGTTCCTAACTCCACCGGTGCAGCAAAAGCCATCGGTCTTGTCATTCCCGAGCTCAATAAGAAACTCATCGGCTCCGCACAGCGTGTTCCGGTCGCCACGGGAAGCACAACAATTCTCGTTGCAGTCGTAAAAGGCGCCAATGTAACCGCCGAAGGCATCAATGCCGCAATGAAAGCAGCTTCGAGCGCTTCCTTTGGTTACAACGAAGAAGAAATAGTTTCTTCCGATGTAATCGGCATTACCTATGGTTCTCTCTTTGACTCGACACAAACAATGGTCACTAAAATTTCCGACGATCTTTATCAGGTTCAGGTTGTCTCTTGGTATGACAATGAAAATTCATATACAAGCCAGATGGTCAGAACGATCAAATATTTCTCGGAGCTCAAATAA